The following are encoded in a window of Actinomyces oris genomic DNA:
- a CDS encoding glycosyltransferase family 2 protein, producing MTQPVRRPSARVVIVNWRQAELTIRAASSIREQLGDRDGLVIVDNASGDGSAERLRREGLTVVESSENRGFGAGVNLGARGMAEDVLVLLNNDAVAEAGFLEALLAALSAPPSAVAPAAATARILLAGRWKPAAPGRPDALVSPRTGRWTRLDDQAATRGEGEVLVNSTGNLVDASGNGYDRDWLVPAEREHSPSEVFGLCGGACAIRREAWQALGGFREDLFMYYEDTDLSWRLRERGWRVVYVREAVARHEHASSSGTESPMFIRVNTRNRILTAAAHSPAPVVMQALARTLVRSLRGPQRGPVVAGLVQASAGLPRELYRRMRGSSSSQ from the coding sequence GTGACCCAGCCCGTCAGGCGTCCCTCAGCCCGCGTCGTCATCGTCAACTGGCGCCAGGCCGAACTCACGATCCGGGCGGCCAGCTCCATCCGTGAGCAGCTGGGAGACCGGGACGGGCTCGTCATCGTGGACAACGCCTCCGGTGACGGCTCAGCCGAGCGTCTGCGCCGGGAGGGACTCACCGTGGTCGAGTCGAGCGAGAACCGGGGCTTCGGTGCCGGCGTCAACCTCGGGGCCCGAGGCATGGCTGAGGATGTCCTCGTCCTGCTCAACAATGACGCGGTGGCCGAGGCCGGCTTCCTCGAGGCCCTCCTGGCCGCCCTGAGCGCCCCGCCGTCCGCAGTGGCTCCGGCTGCGGCGACGGCGCGGATCCTGCTGGCCGGCCGCTGGAAGCCGGCTGCCCCAGGGCGGCCGGACGCACTCGTCTCCCCTCGCACCGGGCGGTGGACCCGGCTCGATGACCAGGCCGCTACCCGTGGCGAGGGGGAGGTCCTGGTCAACTCCACGGGCAACCTGGTGGATGCCTCCGGCAACGGCTACGACCGGGACTGGTTGGTGCCCGCCGAGCGAGAGCACTCCCCCAGCGAGGTCTTCGGCCTGTGCGGGGGCGCCTGTGCCATCCGACGTGAGGCGTGGCAGGCCCTGGGAGGATTCCGCGAGGACCTGTTCATGTACTACGAGGACACGGATCTGTCCTGGCGCCTGCGTGAACGCGGCTGGCGAGTCGTCTACGTGCGCGAGGCCGTGGCGCGCCACGAGCACGCCTCCTCCTCGGGCACCGAGTCACCGATGTTCATCCGGGTCAACACCCGCAATCGGATTCTGACGGCGGCCGCTCACAGCCCGGCCCCGGTGGTGATGCAGGCACTGGCCCGTACGCTGGTGCGCTCCCTGCGGGGACCGCAGCGCGGTCCGGTGGTGGCGGGACTTGTTCAGGCGTCCGCCGGCCTGCCGCGCGAGTTGTATCGGCGGATGAGGGGTTCGTCGAGTAGCCAGTGA
- the manA gene encoding mannose-6-phosphate isomerase, class I, with the protein MRRLEPARQRYAWGSTSAIPALLGRADDGDPWAEAWYGSHPAGPAQVAEGGVLSELIEAEPERLLGEDIIWRFGRRLPFLLKLIAPEQPLSLQVHPSQAQAAEGYALEDEAGIALDHPCRNYKDTNHKPEMVLALTRFQAVAGFRAPRRAVEVLAGLDSPLARRMRRTLRLNPTRYGIRQVFSDVVSSATRPSPQEIDALVTEIAARFEAGTSPSLRVDSNVVKMAGTFPGDPGIAAALLLNPVTLQPGEALFVPAGSVHAYISGLGVEVMASSDNVLRAGLSAKHIDVPEMLACVDYVAAPPVRPAPEYLSRATRAYYAPVDDFELMVTTVVTADGRLPVPGRGPRILLAVEGAVTLVTQTDSQTLAQGEAVFVGADERSLSVEGEGTLVQADVP; encoded by the coding sequence ATGAGACGACTTGAGCCGGCGCGCCAGCGGTACGCCTGGGGGTCGACTTCCGCCATCCCCGCCCTCCTGGGCAGGGCTGACGACGGCGACCCCTGGGCTGAGGCCTGGTACGGGTCTCACCCGGCCGGTCCCGCTCAGGTCGCCGAGGGCGGCGTGCTGTCCGAGCTCATCGAGGCCGAGCCGGAGCGTCTCTTAGGTGAGGACATCATCTGGCGCTTCGGGCGCAGGCTTCCCTTCCTGCTCAAGCTCATCGCTCCTGAGCAGCCCCTGTCCCTCCAGGTCCACCCCAGTCAGGCTCAGGCCGCTGAGGGCTACGCCCTGGAGGACGAGGCGGGCATCGCCCTGGACCACCCCTGTCGCAACTACAAGGACACGAACCACAAGCCGGAGATGGTCCTGGCCCTCACCCGCTTCCAGGCGGTTGCCGGCTTCCGGGCCCCGCGCCGCGCCGTCGAGGTCCTGGCCGGTCTGGACAGCCCCTTGGCTCGCCGGATGCGCCGCACCCTGCGTCTGAACCCCACCCGCTACGGCATCCGGCAGGTCTTCTCCGACGTCGTCTCATCCGCAACCCGTCCCAGCCCCCAGGAGATCGACGCCCTCGTCACCGAGATCGCCGCCAGGTTCGAGGCCGGTACGTCCCCGTCGCTGCGGGTGGACTCCAATGTTGTGAAAATGGCCGGCACCTTCCCCGGGGACCCCGGCATCGCCGCCGCGCTCCTGCTCAACCCCGTCACCCTGCAGCCCGGTGAGGCGCTGTTCGTGCCCGCGGGAAGCGTGCACGCCTACATCTCCGGTCTGGGCGTGGAGGTCATGGCCTCCTCGGACAACGTGCTGCGCGCCGGACTGAGTGCCAAACACATCGACGTCCCCGAGATGCTGGCCTGCGTCGACTACGTGGCGGCGCCGCCGGTGCGCCCCGCCCCCGAGTACCTCTCTCGCGCCACCCGCGCCTACTACGCGCCGGTGGACGACTTCGAGCTCATGGTCACCACCGTGGTGACCGCTGACGGGCGCCTGCCAGTCCCCGGACGGGGGCCACGCATCCTCCTGGCCGTCGAGGGCGCCGTGACCCTGGTGACCCAGACCGACTCCCAGACGCTCGCCCAGGGCGAGGCCGTCTTCGTCGGAGCCGACGAGCGCAGCCTGTCCGTCGAAGGGGAGGGCACCCTCGTTCAGGCCGACGTCCCCTGA
- a CDS encoding SDR family oxidoreductase codes for MKETIPLQTEGTSLPRAGRDEGETRGRVLVTGANGQLGRALMALLPQAGFDPIGVDLPEVDISDAAAMSSWDWTGYDIIINAAAWTNVDGAETPEGRRLSWRANTVGPVNLARAAVQHGLTLVHLSTEYTFDGVTAVHTEDETPSPLGVYGQSKAAGDAAVSVCPRHYLVRTSWVVGDGKNFVKTMLSLAERGISPQVVADQTGRLTFASDLAAGIIHLITSGAEFGTYNLSGDGPILSWADIAKRVYESAGHSPDEVTPVTTEEYYAGQEGIAPRPLSSALDLARIKATGFTPADSTERLDVYLQGLL; via the coding sequence GTGAAAGAGACCATACCCCTGCAGACCGAGGGAACCTCCCTCCCTCGTGCCGGGCGCGACGAAGGGGAGACGCGCGGACGTGTTCTCGTCACCGGCGCCAACGGTCAGCTGGGGCGTGCTCTCATGGCCCTGCTGCCGCAGGCGGGATTCGATCCCATCGGCGTCGACCTGCCTGAGGTGGACATTTCGGATGCGGCCGCCATGTCCTCCTGGGACTGGACTGGCTACGACATCATCATCAATGCCGCGGCCTGGACCAACGTGGACGGGGCGGAGACCCCTGAGGGGCGCCGTCTGTCCTGGCGGGCCAACACGGTCGGCCCGGTCAACCTGGCCCGGGCGGCCGTCCAGCACGGCCTGACCCTGGTGCACCTGTCCACCGAGTACACCTTCGACGGCGTGACGGCTGTCCACACCGAGGATGAGACCCCCTCACCGCTGGGCGTCTACGGTCAGTCCAAGGCGGCAGGGGATGCCGCTGTCAGCGTCTGCCCCCGGCACTACCTGGTACGCACCTCCTGGGTGGTCGGCGATGGCAAGAACTTCGTCAAGACGATGCTCTCCCTGGCCGAGCGCGGTATCAGCCCACAGGTTGTGGCCGACCAGACCGGGCGTCTCACCTTCGCCTCCGATCTGGCAGCCGGCATCATCCACCTCATTACCTCGGGCGCCGAGTTCGGCACCTACAACCTCTCCGGTGACGGCCCGATCCTCTCCTGGGCCGATATCGCCAAGCGGGTCTACGAGAGTGCAGGCCACAGCCCCGATGAGGTCACTCCCGTCACCACTGAGGAGTACTACGCCGGTCAGGAGGGGATTGCGCCGCGGCCACTGAGCTCGGCCCTGGACCTGGCGAGGATCAAGGCCACAGGCTTCACCCCGGCTGACTCCACGGAGCGCCTGGACGTCTATCTTCAGGGTCTCCTGTAG
- a CDS encoding glycosyltransferase family 2 protein, protein MAGPATQSPRVTVVTRTRNRPLMLRRAVQSVGAQSFQELELVIVNDAGSTEPVESALASAPQWLKERIRVVTNETSHGREAALEDGLAASSCEFFAIHDDDDSWEPGFLAACVAHLDEHPEHGAVAARCDLIDEIVTEEGLTERCRGPLAQDKESWTLIDTMVANYVPPISQLIRREVADRIGHWDGTLLTQADWDFNLRLLATSPVGFIDGEPLAHWHHRDSTDGTMGNSVVVDAVHHRTDNLAIRDRYARLSLEGTEAAAAAPRSVPVDSENLGLLLVSAEYYHRLQERLEKQDKEIEHLKGTMHELGSGIDQLRNEVRDELRSTTQQVLNQTYDISAKIDRVEATVKPFFRTVAQHIKRIRRG, encoded by the coding sequence ATGGCTGGACCCGCCACACAATCCCCACGGGTCACCGTGGTGACCCGGACCCGCAACCGTCCCCTGATGCTCAGGCGAGCGGTCCAGTCGGTGGGGGCGCAGTCCTTCCAGGAGCTCGAGCTCGTCATCGTCAATGATGCCGGAAGCACCGAGCCCGTGGAGAGCGCTCTGGCCAGTGCCCCCCAGTGGCTCAAGGAGCGCATCCGGGTGGTCACCAATGAGACCTCTCACGGACGCGAGGCCGCCCTGGAGGATGGTCTGGCCGCCTCCTCCTGCGAGTTCTTCGCGATCCATGACGACGACGACTCCTGGGAGCCCGGCTTCCTGGCCGCCTGCGTGGCCCACCTCGATGAGCACCCCGAGCACGGCGCCGTGGCGGCGCGCTGCGACCTGATCGATGAGATAGTCACGGAGGAGGGACTGACTGAGCGCTGCCGGGGGCCTTTGGCCCAGGACAAGGAGAGCTGGACCCTCATCGACACGATGGTGGCCAACTACGTCCCACCGATCTCACAGCTCATCCGCCGTGAGGTGGCCGACCGCATCGGCCACTGGGACGGGACCCTGCTGACCCAGGCCGACTGGGACTTCAACCTGCGTCTGCTGGCGACCTCCCCGGTGGGCTTCATCGACGGGGAGCCGCTGGCGCACTGGCACCACCGCGACTCCACCGACGGAACGATGGGTAACTCCGTCGTCGTCGACGCCGTCCACCACCGCACCGACAACCTCGCCATCCGGGACCGCTACGCCCGCCTGTCCCTGGAGGGCACCGAGGCCGCGGCCGCCGCTCCACGGAGTGTACCGGTGGACTCCGAGAACCTGGGTCTCCTGTTGGTCTCCGCGGAGTACTACCACCGTCTCCAGGAGAGACTGGAGAAGCAGGACAAGGAGATCGAGCATCTCAAGGGGACCATGCACGAGCTGGGCTCGGGCATCGACCAACTGCGCAATGAGGTGCGCGACGAGCTCCGTAGCACGACGCAGCAGGTCCTGAATCAGACCTACGACATCAGTGCGAAGATCGATCGCGTTGAGGCCACGGTCAAGCCCTTCTTCCGCACCGTGGCTCAGCACATCAAGAGGATTCGGCGAGGCTGA
- a CDS encoding glycosyltransferase family 4 protein — MKVLLDATAIPADLGGVGRYVDDLVPELIACGVNLAMAVQQRDVAHFSAKVPRAHLFPVSQSMESRGARMAWEQTGLPALIHRLRPDVLHSPHYTFPALHQVPVVVTLHDATFFSHPQAHSPLKQKFFTNAIRRAVRRADALVVPSQATRDETIKYVGGDPERFHVAYHGVDTSVFHPVDDAERARVAASLGLEGRRYIGFLGTLEPRKNVPNLVRAWASVFRDCEDAPALVLAGGPGWDEDIEPALAQVPRHLSVLRPGYLPLEDLPGFLSGCEILAYPSIGEGFGLPVLEAMACGAAVLTTRELSLPEVGGDAVAYCGSDAQAIARGLVVLDAQPERRRELGAAALERAAEFTWRASAQAHVEAYHAAMAR; from the coding sequence ATGAAGGTTCTTCTTGATGCGACGGCGATCCCGGCTGATCTCGGAGGCGTGGGGCGCTATGTCGACGACCTGGTCCCCGAGCTCATCGCCTGCGGCGTCAACCTGGCCATGGCCGTCCAGCAGCGGGACGTGGCGCACTTCTCCGCCAAGGTGCCCCGGGCTCACCTCTTCCCGGTCTCGCAGTCCATGGAGTCGCGCGGCGCCCGGATGGCCTGGGAGCAGACGGGGCTGCCGGCACTCATTCACCGGCTCCGTCCCGATGTCCTGCACTCGCCCCACTACACCTTCCCGGCCCTGCACCAGGTGCCCGTGGTCGTCACCCTCCACGACGCCACGTTCTTCTCCCACCCGCAGGCGCACTCGCCCCTCAAGCAGAAGTTCTTCACCAACGCCATCCGCCGAGCCGTGCGGCGGGCCGACGCACTGGTCGTCCCCTCACAGGCCACTCGCGACGAGACCATCAAGTACGTCGGTGGCGACCCCGAGCGCTTCCACGTCGCCTACCACGGAGTGGACACCTCCGTGTTCCACCCGGTCGACGACGCCGAGCGGGCCCGCGTGGCCGCCTCCCTCGGACTGGAGGGCCGGCGCTACATCGGTTTCCTGGGGACCCTGGAGCCTCGCAAGAACGTCCCCAACCTGGTGCGCGCCTGGGCCAGCGTCTTCCGCGACTGCGAGGACGCCCCGGCCCTGGTCCTGGCCGGCGGACCCGGCTGGGACGAGGACATTGAGCCCGCCCTGGCGCAGGTGCCCCGGCACCTGAGCGTCCTGCGGCCCGGCTACCTGCCCCTGGAGGACCTGCCCGGATTCCTGTCCGGCTGCGAGATCCTGGCCTATCCCTCCATCGGCGAGGGCTTCGGCCTGCCGGTCCTGGAGGCCATGGCCTGCGGGGCCGCCGTGCTCACCACCCGCGAGCTGAGCCTGCCGGAGGTCGGGGGCGACGCCGTCGCCTACTGCGGATCGGATGCGCAGGCCATCGCCCGGGGCCTCGTGGTCCTGGACGCCCAGCCCGAGCGGCGCCGGGAGCTGGGGGCCGCCGCCCTGGAGCGGGCCGCCGAGTTCACTTGGAGGGCCTCGGCTCAGGCGCACGTCGAGGCCTACCACGCCGCCATGGCGCGCTAG
- a CDS encoding DUF2142 domain-containing protein, with protein sequence MRRELIKYLRLPTLDRSRAGAVASRRPALLGGLLLVLMLLTGLGWAVSSPVESSPDEDFHLGSIWCPRPVGEYCQTSVVNGRPVARVPVAVSDDSMKCYNFQPDRSAGCALGYNDSEMAWTKRFDHSGAYPVGYYHFHHLFVGKDVQTSVLVMRAVNVLIAVALLGVVGFCAPQRLRRPVVAAIVASWVPMGIYFIASNNPTSWAVSGLMAYSAATYMAAQQKGRRRTVLVICAVIGAVMCLTSRYDAAFFLLVVGLALLFVVPWKRGGWVGLGALGGVALLGVGTFMASSQVSKVAYFLRLFEASDPANSANKQSFFEKLLIGLETAPKYLGGFWGHTWTPGWHDVPLGDRAPYVLTIMTAGAFVAIALRRGGWRKWASMAIIVGAMVLLPAVFYANGAMEHIELYQARYIFPLLAPTFFLMLAVDQDEDSWFTVPQAVWVTVCASLCQAITLHTLLLRFVQGVHKRWELNLDKHIEWWWSVPVSPMMVWFLTTCVATAAVGVAMAMLTRAPQGQEEPQESQES encoded by the coding sequence ATGCGACGTGAGCTCATCAAGTACTTACGACTGCCGACCCTGGACCGCTCACGGGCCGGGGCGGTAGCGTCGCGGCGTCCGGCACTGCTTGGTGGGCTCCTCCTGGTTCTCATGCTGCTGACCGGACTCGGGTGGGCGGTGTCCTCACCAGTGGAGTCGTCCCCTGATGAGGACTTCCACCTGGGGAGCATCTGGTGTCCTCGCCCGGTGGGGGAGTACTGTCAGACCAGCGTTGTCAACGGTCGACCGGTGGCTCGGGTCCCGGTGGCGGTGTCGGACGACTCCATGAAGTGCTACAACTTCCAGCCGGACAGATCGGCGGGGTGTGCTCTCGGTTACAACGACTCGGAGATGGCCTGGACCAAACGCTTTGATCATAGCGGGGCGTACCCGGTCGGCTACTACCACTTTCATCACCTCTTCGTCGGCAAGGACGTGCAGACCTCGGTCCTGGTGATGCGCGCCGTCAACGTGCTCATCGCTGTGGCGCTACTGGGTGTGGTCGGTTTCTGTGCGCCACAGCGGTTAAGGCGTCCAGTCGTGGCTGCGATCGTCGCCTCGTGGGTGCCGATGGGTATCTACTTCATCGCCTCCAACAATCCCACCTCGTGGGCCGTGTCCGGGTTGATGGCCTACTCCGCGGCGACATATATGGCCGCGCAGCAGAAGGGGCGTCGGCGCACTGTGCTGGTGATCTGCGCAGTGATCGGTGCCGTGATGTGTCTGACGTCCCGATACGACGCCGCCTTCTTCCTCCTCGTCGTCGGCCTCGCCCTGCTCTTCGTGGTGCCATGGAAACGTGGAGGATGGGTGGGGCTGGGTGCCCTGGGTGGAGTGGCCCTCCTTGGGGTCGGCACCTTCATGGCCTCGTCCCAGGTGTCGAAGGTCGCATACTTCTTGCGTCTTTTCGAGGCGTCTGATCCCGCGAATTCCGCCAACAAGCAGTCATTCTTCGAGAAGCTCCTCATTGGGCTGGAGACAGCGCCGAAGTATCTTGGTGGATTCTGGGGACACACATGGACCCCGGGGTGGCACGACGTTCCTCTGGGAGATCGCGCACCCTATGTGCTCACCATTATGACGGCCGGCGCTTTCGTGGCCATCGCCTTACGCCGTGGCGGGTGGCGGAAGTGGGCCTCCATGGCCATCATCGTGGGGGCGATGGTCCTCCTTCCGGCCGTGTTCTATGCGAACGGGGCCATGGAGCACATCGAGCTCTACCAGGCGCGGTACATCTTCCCGCTGCTGGCACCCACCTTCTTCCTCATGCTGGCCGTTGACCAGGATGAGGACTCGTGGTTCACGGTTCCGCAGGCCGTGTGGGTCACCGTCTGTGCTTCACTGTGTCAGGCAATCACTCTCCATACGCTGCTGCTGCGATTCGTTCAGGGAGTTCACAAGCGATGGGAGCTCAACCTCGACAAGCACATCGAGTGGTGGTGGAGCGTGCCGGTCTCGCCCATGATGGTCTGGTTCCTCACGACATGCGTCGCCACCGCGGCTGTGGGGGTCGCCATGGCGATGCTGACGCGTGCGCCTCAGGGGCAAGAGGAGCCACAGGAGTCGCAGGAGTCGTAA
- a CDS encoding WhiB family transcriptional regulator, translated as MWNILGDGPLKHPEEPDAEVLSLLFGGGDDVDEGPLAWQERALCAQTDPEAFFPEKGGSTREAKRVCATCEVREECLEYALANDERFGIWGGMSERERRKLKRRAV; from the coding sequence ATGTGGAACATCCTCGGCGACGGCCCACTGAAGCACCCAGAGGAGCCTGACGCGGAGGTACTGTCGCTCCTCTTCGGTGGCGGTGACGACGTCGATGAAGGTCCTCTGGCGTGGCAGGAGCGCGCTCTGTGCGCGCAGACGGACCCAGAGGCCTTCTTCCCTGAGAAGGGTGGTTCCACACGCGAGGCCAAGCGAGTCTGTGCGACTTGCGAGGTTCGTGAGGAGTGCCTCGAGTACGCCCTCGCCAACGACGAGCGCTTCGGTATCTGGGGCGGCATGTCGGAGCGCGAGCGGCGCAAGCTCAAGCGTCGCGCAGTATGA
- a CDS encoding glycosyltransferase family 4 protein, with amino-acid sequence MGMVVEQLWQPVPGGSGTYIVELAQALRARRVPVAGIAAHHQGAASPHQVGLPPMPVRSSHLPRTALYESWNRLGLPRAESILPGAQLIHATTWALPPTSLPLVVTVHDLAFMRSPEHFTARGNAYFSRSLERVITEASAIIVPSQATADDCIAAGIDAARLYVIPHGVRTRAVTEEQVRDFRATRGLTRDYILWTGTREPRKNLLGLLRAFALLIEEHDDAGGLDLVLVGPAGWGDDAAERELLARLGDRVHVTGRLDDDELAAAYRGARAFCFPSIWEGFGLPVLEAMAYGTPVVTSAGTCMAEVCGQAGLLADPTSPREIAGQLAQAIGAEHDELAEAGRERARTFTWEACAAAHTEVYHALIGGAV; translated from the coding sequence GTGGGCATGGTGGTGGAGCAGCTGTGGCAGCCCGTCCCCGGAGGCTCGGGCACCTACATCGTCGAGCTCGCCCAGGCCCTGCGCGCTCGGCGCGTACCCGTGGCCGGGATCGCCGCCCACCACCAAGGAGCCGCCTCGCCGCACCAGGTCGGACTACCGCCGATGCCCGTGCGCTCCTCCCACTTGCCTCGCACGGCACTGTACGAGTCCTGGAACCGCCTGGGACTGCCGCGGGCCGAGTCCATCCTGCCCGGCGCTCAGCTCATCCACGCCACGACCTGGGCACTGCCCCCCACCTCGCTGCCGCTGGTCGTCACCGTGCACGACCTGGCCTTCATGCGCTCACCCGAGCACTTCACCGCGCGTGGCAACGCCTACTTCAGCCGGTCCCTGGAGCGCGTCATCACCGAGGCCAGCGCCATCATCGTCCCCTCCCAGGCCACCGCCGACGACTGTATCGCGGCGGGCATCGACGCCGCCCGTCTCTACGTCATCCCGCACGGAGTGCGCACCCGTGCCGTCACCGAGGAGCAGGTCCGGGACTTCCGGGCCACCCGGGGCCTGACGCGCGACTACATCCTGTGGACGGGCACGCGTGAGCCCCGCAAGAACCTACTGGGACTGCTGCGCGCCTTTGCCCTCCTCATCGAGGAGCACGACGACGCCGGCGGCCTCGACCTGGTCCTCGTCGGCCCGGCCGGCTGGGGAGACGACGCCGCCGAGCGCGAGCTGCTGGCCCGGCTGGGCGATCGGGTCCACGTCACCGGTCGGCTTGACGACGACGAGCTGGCGGCTGCCTATCGCGGCGCCCGCGCCTTCTGCTTCCCGTCCATCTGGGAGGGCTTCGGCCTGCCGGTCCTGGAGGCCATGGCCTACGGGACCCCGGTGGTCACCAGCGCCGGGACCTGCATGGCCGAGGTGTGCGGACAGGCCGGCCTGCTGGCCGACCCCACCTCGCCGCGTGAGATCGCCGGTCAGCTCGCCCAGGCCATCGGAGCGGAGCACGACGAGCTGGCCGAGGCCGGCCGCGAGCGCGCCCGGACCTTCACCTGGGAGGCCTGCGCCGCCGCGCACACGGAGGTCTATCACGCCCTCATCGGGGGTGCGGTGTGA
- a CDS encoding TIGR03089 family protein has translation MRDPLLPLLPGPQDADRPWLICYGIDERVELTGHVLSMWLAKIAGFVTSESVPGDGVHVALPPHWRSVAWACGTWLAGRSVLLGSNEEIRTAGLIPELSVAFTPESLYDEAEAQALVPPASLALRWPEELPALVLDGAADLMHYPDRFTPVSTAADSVCLTDLTSEAAAPAAPGAPGGTAPSGGRLTVLTRAQLAARVEAADAPSGSGRHSASRAVLVRSPDTAQMLQEVLVAWRTGRTAVVLTPEAGDDVAAAAIRQEGIQEDIQEGITA, from the coding sequence ATGCGTGATCCCTTGCTGCCGCTGCTCCCCGGCCCTCAGGATGCCGACAGACCGTGGCTCATTTGTTATGGAATCGACGAACGAGTCGAGCTGACCGGGCACGTCCTGTCCATGTGGCTGGCCAAGATCGCGGGATTCGTCACATCAGAGTCGGTGCCCGGTGACGGAGTCCATGTGGCCCTCCCCCCGCACTGGCGGAGCGTCGCCTGGGCCTGCGGTACATGGCTGGCGGGGCGCAGTGTGCTCCTGGGGAGCAACGAGGAGATCCGTACCGCCGGCCTCATCCCGGAGCTGAGTGTGGCCTTCACCCCGGAGAGCCTCTACGACGAGGCCGAGGCACAGGCGCTGGTACCTCCCGCCTCGCTGGCGCTGCGCTGGCCAGAGGAGCTGCCCGCCCTCGTGCTCGACGGCGCCGCCGACCTCATGCACTACCCCGACCGTTTCACACCGGTGAGCACCGCTGCTGATTCGGTGTGCCTGACAGACCTCACCTCCGAGGCCGCTGCGCCTGCGGCTCCGGGTGCTCCTGGGGGCACTGCCCCGTCGGGTGGGAGGCTCACCGTGCTGACGCGCGCCCAGCTGGCGGCCCGGGTCGAGGCGGCCGACGCCCCCTCAGGAAGCGGCAGACACTCCGCCTCGCGTGCCGTCCTGGTGCGCAGCCCCGACACGGCCCAGATGCTCCAGGAGGTCCTGGTCGCCTGGCGCACCGGGCGCACGGCGGTGGTCCTCACCCCCGAGGCGGGTGACGACGTCGCCGCGGCCGCCATCCGGCAGGAGGGCATCCAGGAGGACATCCAGGAGGGCATCACCGCGTGA
- the rfbA gene encoding glucose-1-phosphate thymidylyltransferase RfbA has product MRGIILAGGSGTRLNPITLGTSKQLVPVYDKPMIYYPLSTLMLAGIQDVLVITTPHDAPSFHRLLGDGSQLGVNLSYTVQQEPNGLAQAFVLGADFIGSDSAALVLGDNIFYGPGMGTQLRRHTSPDGGVVYAYQVADPTAYGVVEFDETFKAISIEEKPAQPRSNYAVPGLYFYDNDVVEIARNLKPSARGEYEITDVNRTYLEAGRLTVEVLPRGTAWLDTGTFDSLADATSFIRTVQHRQGLNIGAPEEVAWRMGFIDDEGLRQRAEPLVKSGYGAYLLGLLENQQS; this is encoded by the coding sequence ATGCGAGGAATCATTCTGGCCGGAGGCTCCGGCACGCGACTCAACCCGATCACCCTGGGAACCTCCAAGCAGCTGGTCCCCGTCTACGACAAGCCGATGATCTACTACCCGCTGAGCACCCTCATGCTCGCCGGGATCCAGGATGTCCTGGTCATCACCACCCCCCACGACGCCCCCTCCTTCCACCGCCTCCTGGGCGACGGCTCCCAGCTCGGCGTCAACCTGTCCTACACGGTTCAGCAGGAGCCCAACGGCCTGGCTCAGGCCTTCGTGCTGGGCGCCGACTTCATCGGCTCCGACAGCGCCGCCCTGGTCCTGGGCGACAACATCTTCTACGGCCCTGGCATGGGCACGCAGCTGCGCCGCCACACCAGCCCCGACGGCGGCGTCGTCTACGCCTACCAGGTCGCCGACCCGACGGCCTACGGCGTGGTCGAGTTCGACGAGACCTTCAAGGCGATCTCCATCGAGGAGAAGCCGGCCCAGCCCCGCTCCAACTACGCCGTTCCCGGCCTGTACTTCTATGACAACGACGTCGTCGAGATCGCACGGAACCTCAAGCCCTCCGCCCGCGGCGAGTACGAGATCACCGACGTCAACCGCACCTACCTGGAGGCCGGCAGGCTCACCGTGGAGGTCCTGCCCCGCGGCACCGCCTGGCTCGACACCGGCACCTTCGACTCACTGGCCGACGCCACCAGCTTCATCCGTACCGTCCAGCACCGTCAGGGCCTCAACATCGGCGCCCCCGAGGAGGTCGCCTGGCGCATGGGCTTCATCGACGACGAGGGCCTGCGCCAGCGCGCCGAGCCCCTGGTGAAGTCCGGGTACGGCGCCTACCTCCTGGGCCTGCTGGAGAACCAGCAGTCCTGA
- a CDS encoding dTDP-4-dehydrorhamnose 3,5-epimerase family protein translates to MGQIELGKPLAVEETPIPGFLRIDLTVHGDNRGWFKENWQREKMLALGLPDFGPVQNNISFNNEVGVTRGIHAEPWDKFVSVATGRVFGAWVDLREGPSFGAVYTCEIDPSVAVFVPRGVGNSYQTLEPDTAYTYLVNDHWSADAQYTFLNLADETVNVPWPIALSEAILSDKDKAHPRLADVTPFPAPGAQA, encoded by the coding sequence ATGGGGCAGATCGAGTTGGGCAAGCCGCTTGCCGTCGAGGAGACGCCGATTCCGGGATTCCTGCGGATCGACCTGACTGTTCACGGGGACAACCGCGGCTGGTTCAAGGAGAACTGGCAGCGGGAGAAGATGCTGGCCCTGGGGCTGCCCGACTTCGGTCCGGTTCAGAACAACATCTCCTTCAACAACGAGGTCGGGGTCACCCGCGGTATCCACGCCGAGCCCTGGGACAAGTTCGTCTCGGTGGCCACCGGCCGCGTCTTCGGCGCCTGGGTGGACCTGCGTGAGGGGCCGTCTTTCGGAGCCGTCTACACCTGCGAGATCGACCCGTCGGTGGCGGTGTTCGTGCCTCGGGGCGTGGGCAACTCCTACCAGACGCTGGAGCCCGATACCGCCTACACCTACCTGGTCAACGACCACTGGTCGGCCGATGCCCAGTACACCTTCCTCAACCTGGCCGATGAGACGGTGAACGTGCCCTGGCCGATCGCACTGAGTGAGGCGATCCTCTCCGACAAGGACAAGGCGCACCCCCGCCTGGCCGACGTCACCCCTTTCCCGGCTCCCGGTGCCCAGGCCTAG